The Zygotorulaspora mrakii chromosome 6, complete sequence genome includes the window CACTGTGGAAAGCaaagtttcaaagtcaGACTCCAAAAAGTCAACGTTTCCAGCCATGAAAAGTGGTGAATCACTTTATAAAATCCTGAAAACCGTAAAGGACAAAGAcacaaagaaaaagctgTTGAAAAGTCTGGTAGTTAGTGAACAAGGTAGCCTAGTTTTACAATAATATTTTAAAGCACAAATATTAGTTATTTTCATTCACCTTTTTATTCAAACACCTCGCCATTTTGGAGTAGAACTGATGCAACGCCTTTAATGGAAAGCTAAGCGTGTCAAACATATAGGCGGGAATTTGGTTTTGCAGTATTCGTAGTTCATCTGATGTTCTTTGTTTCAGAAGCGGTACATAAATCACCTCAGTTCCAGGAAATGATTCGCTTTTGACAAATCCTAACTTGTAATCCATTATGCCATTTTTGGAACCCTGCGAAGTGTCAAACCAGAGACCTGTGTCGTCTTCATATGACTTATGTACTCGTACACCACACAGATGTTCGAATAGATCCTTCACGatttccatatt containing:
- the CSM1 gene encoding Csm1p (similar to Saccharomyces cerevisiae CSM1 (YCR086W); ancestral locus Anc_6.364), translating into MDSLTQYRDSIKERLDNADLLVAKLVHENTVLTQTVETKTQEIEGFQQQIHGLEEKVRELTSLQAKQEENMEIVKDLFEHLCGVRVHKSYEDDTGLWFDTSQGSKNGIMDYKLGFVKSESFPGTEVIYVPLLKQRTSDELRILQNQIPAYMFDTLSFPLKALHQFYSKMARCLNKKVNENN